Proteins from one Nomia melanderi isolate GNS246 chromosome 3, iyNomMela1, whole genome shotgun sequence genomic window:
- the LOC116429602 gene encoding uncharacterized protein LOC116429602, whose product MKIVIVLFALMAVANAFPGLPWAAPVHPEVHQVLQVPQQQSIPPPHPQPLNIKVHASSSRIPYHPPHIVKPHLVGYEAYVEPVKVVKAAAPAHHPWD is encoded by the exons ATGAAGATCGTC ATTGTTCTTTTCGCCCTCATGGCCGTCGCCAATGCCTTCCCCGGACTCCCATGGGCCGCTCCG GTACATCCGGAAGTGCACCAAGTGCTCCAGGTACCCCAGCAGCAGTCGATCCCGCCCCCACACCCCCAGCCGTTGAACATTAAGGTTCACGCTTCGTCGAGTAGAATCCCGTACCACCCACCGCACATTGTCAAGCCTCATCTGGTCGGCTACGAGGCGTACGTCGAGCCCGTCAAGGTTGTCAAGGCCGCCGCTCCTGCCCATCACCCTTGGGACTAA